ctatggggtggggtgggaggtgtgCATGGACTTTGGAACAGCAAAGAGAGCTGGGCTGAGCCCTGAGGGTGGAGTAGgggctgccctcctcccccccttattGGTGCACACAGACCCTGGCAGGCTTAGCTTCCCCCAGCCCAGCGTGTGCCCGCCCCACAGGCAGCAGGGGGATATGGGAGGGAAGGGAGCCAACGGGACACACCCAGGGACTCTGGTCAGTAAGACCAGCTGGTGGGACGGCAACACCTGCAGGGAGAGCTCCAGGGGCCGGAGTCTCCAGCCAGCGCTGCCTGGGACCCCCCAGACCAGAGCAGAGAGACAAAGCCAGGAGGTTCCTGAGGTTCCCTTTGGTGCAGTGTGCCTCTGTCCCTGCAGGCACTGCTCTTCGGGGGGGTGTCTGTGCTGGCTGTGGGGCCAAAGGCGGGGAGGGCCCCACGGGAGCCACCCTTGCCcggagcaggactgagccctcCACAGGGTGCACacagcagggagagccagggtGAGTGTTGTGCCCAGGTGCCTGCACTGGTAGTGGTGGCTCATGAAGCGGGGACCGCAGGTAGGCGCAGCCTGCGTCTACTGGGACCATCCTGTCTTCTGCTCTCTGAGCAAGCCCCCGTGGGGCCGCTCTGCCTCAGTGTCCAGCTCCCTGGTGCCCCACCACGCCTGTTCCAGCAGTTATCTGGGGGCCCAGCGCTTTCCTAAGAGGGAGTGTCTGTCTCTGATAGGGGAAATGGAGCCAAGCCGCTGTCTGCTTGGACTTGCTGCAGGGAGTGGTTTGATTATGCAGGGCTGAGTAAAGTGAGACTCCTGCTCCTCCAGGACTGGAAGGAAGGGGCTGACTCCGCTCCAGTTAACTCCTTAGTGTGCGCTGTCCAGCGTTGGGTGCGGGAAGcaagtggcaggggagagagggggctgaggaggagggaGCATGCAGAggaccagccctgctcccctgagGGCAGCTCTAAAGCCAGTCCAGTGGGTCCTGCGGAGGGTGGAGCATGTGGCATTTCCCAAGGCCTGTGCTGCCCAGGCCCGGGCTCCGGCCTGCAAAGGTGTCCAGGGAGAACCTCCTTGTGCAACGCAGAACTGTGCTGAGCTGTGTGCTGGTTGAATCATCTCTGCGTAGGGCGGGGGAGGTGGCCTGGCACGTCGTGGGGATGACAGTTCTCAGTGTGCTGGGTGCAGGGGCGGATTAGGgctttgtggggccctgggacagAGAAAGTGAGGGCCCCTCCCCAACCCCTTCCGCCTGCAGTCCCCTTGCTCCCCCTGTGCTCCTGCTAGGaaatggggttggggcatgggggcttgccTCGCCCCCATGCCTGGCACTCCTGcgggggagtggggtgagggtgCGGGGGCTTACCCTGCTCTGCCCGCCCGGCGCTCCTTCCGCGGAGCGGGATAAGCCCACGTGCcttgaccccactccccggcaggaacgctgggcagagtggggcacgGGGGGCCCATTTTTTGTGGGGCCacccaattggccagggcccctgggcacaggtcccgttggcccagtggctaatccaccactggctgGGTGCTGGAATTATCAATATGGGAAACCACGAAACACAAGCtgaaccataaattcctttattaaatccaaggGCCACTTGgtatttatacaattgctctGAACATGTCTGAAAAGCCAAACTCAGTAAGCAATGTCCTACATCCCCTACGGAACAAAACATTCCTGAGCATTTGATCAAGACACCCACAAAGGGGCTAAGCTGGGGCACTCAGACTCAGGCTGGTCGGCTCCAGCGTGGCCAGGTCACCCACCCCTGATGTCAGCTAGAACCCACTGGGGACAGGTCACCCCGAGTTCCATTCTCAGTCCAGACAAGATTTACACTCTCCTTTCTCCCCGAggcctttcctcccctccttggCGCCCAGCCGTTTTTCCATTGTGCCTGGGCTCACTCAGGCGTTAACACTGGGGAAGGGCCGTGTTGGCTCATTTTAAGATGGATTCTTTTTGTCATATTTGTAACCATCTGCAGTCACCCCTATTGGTCAGAGGCCTTGTTTTTAGAAACTTCCCCTTATCACATTAGTGATTGGTGGAACCCCACTCCATTCCTGCTGGTTTTCAAGGCCTTCCTTCCACCTGCCAGTCAGGGCCTTTCTTTACAACACTGAGATTTCCTTAACCAAGCCTAAGCTAACCCCAATTCTTTCATTTTCTATTTATCCGGTGCTGGGGAGAGCTGCCAAAGACATGCCCAGCTCCACACTCCACCGATCCCGAGAGTCAGACAGCCGTGGGCAAGGAGGACCAGCCCAGCATGACCTGGGGCTCCCTCCCATCCACCGGGAGAACAATCCCACTTTTGACCCTTCTCCATTGTGCTGCCCCTGGGACTCTGGGGCCCTGCAGACACTGGGGCCCCAGGTGTCCGGGGCGGCCCTGGTTCTCAGCAGAGAGGTGCATTGGCCATCAGAGGTGTTCACAGCCAGCCAGGGGGTCTGATTAGTGCAGGAACTTGCCCAGGCCACCACTCATTCTGCCAGTGCCATGCACAGACTTTCCAGCTCACTCAGGGTGCCAAATGCATCTTGGTATGTGACCttctgggagctgggctgggtgagACGGGGACGCCCCTCCCTTGGCCTTGGGCTGCATGGGGCATTGTGTGGGAAGAGGACAAAGGGTTTGCATTTACATGCTGCCCAGGCAGGGACACACAGGCTGTTTGTTCTGGTGCCTGCTGAGGAATCAGAACTGAGTGGGGAGGAGAGTGTGGCTTCTTTCTCCTGCCAGTTCTGGTTGGGGGAGCAGCCCCGACACACAGGGTAAGGCCTGGcttttccctctctctgaccCACCTACGGCAGGCTTGTCACTGTGGTGTCTGAGCACTGACCCTAGGTGCTGCAGGGCTCCTGGCCAGTGCCCAGCGTTGACCATCCTGTCTCTCGGCTGGCCGGCCGGAGGGTGGATCACTGCCTGGGAGCTGCTCACACTGCATGACATATGGTGCCCGGGGCTTTGCACAGAGCGAGTGGTCGGCTGGAAACAGACAGAGCCTCTATCTGGAAACCTGCAACGATGCCTAGGTAGGACTCGAGGAGGGGGTCCCTGCCGGGTCAGAGGGAGCCAGGGGGTTAGTGTCTGTCTGGACACGTCACGGCAGCGCCGAGGAAAGGAGGTTGAGGATGTGGGAGAGATCTCTCCTCATCGCTGCCGTAGTGCAGAGGATGTGGGAGAGATCTCTCCTCATCGCTGTTTTCTGTGCAGTTTCTTTTCACAAGTCGGTGCGTTTCCGCTTCCTTGTCTGTAAGCTGCAATGAAAGATCAGGGCCATTGTGTGAAAAAGGAAGCAAATGccctaggtcagtggttttcaaactttttttctaggaacccagttgaagaaaattgttgatgcttgcgacccaacggagctggggatgaggggtttgggtgtgggaggggctcagggctggggcagaaggttggggggtggaggggtggggctgggaatgaggggttcagggtgtggaaggaggctctgggctggggcaggggattggggcacgggtTTGGGgtgcttcccgcctgtcctggcaccgcggaccgcGCTGCGCCTGAAGCggacagcagcaggtctggctcctagggaGAGGCACGCAAGCAGCTCCGCGTGGCTCTGGCCCGAAGGCACCACCCCCTCAGCTCctgagccggtgctcggggcgggggcagcgtgcagagccccgtggcccccctgcctagaagccagacccgctgctggccacttccggggtgcagcgcggtgtcggagcaggtaggcactagcctgccttagccgggcagcaccgccggcgggacttttaacggcccggtcggcaGTGCCGACCAGAGCGACCCAGTGCCGAACTTTGGAAAACTGCCCTAGGTGAGCGGCTCTGCTGAGCCTGAGCTCAGGGCCTGGCCACGGAGCAGCCTTTGCTGGTGGACGTGGGGCTGGGGTTAATCCCTGTGGCTAGTGACCCTGGGCCCCCTCGTGACTTTCATCCTCCCCCTGGGGGACGCCGGCTTCTCCCGGTGTAACCCTGGAATTGTACTGGCATGTAGCAGCCTTGATGGACGGGGCCGGGGAGtctgagcagctgctgccttGCTGAGCTGTGAGCCTGGGGCCACCCCAGTGTGCACCGGCTGCATTAATAATCCAAACCCAGAGCAAAGCCGCCTTGGCCCAGGCACAGCTTATCCTGTGCCCAGCACTTGgagctccccagcagctccccgggGTCAGAGTTCCCCTTGCTTGCCCAGCACTTGGAGCTCCTCAGCAGTTCCACTTGCACCCAGGCGCTGCTGATGGCCTTGTCCCAGGGCCCTGCTGACAGCCTTACAGGCAGTGCCACGGGGGCTGTGGGGCTTCCCAAGCGAGTAGAACTCTCCGAGAGAAGCATCTTGTGGGCAGAGGGAGCCTCAGCCCCGCTGATCTCTCCGGAGCTGGACTGGCCTCATCCAGTTGAACCCGGCAATCCCTGGGCATCGGCTGGAACCCGTTCGCCTGCAGCCCTGAGCCTGTGGGTTGGCTCACCCAGCAAGCGAGTCACAGAGCACGGCAGCTCCAGTCACTGCTCGACCTTTGTGGGTGCCCaggtaccacagtgatgggcacgtTAGAAACACCTGAAAATAGCCCCCCTAGGGCAGGATCTGCTGGCTCTGGGCCTGCAGCCCCTGAGCTGTTGCGTCTGCACTATCTGCACAGCAGGGTTGGTGACGGAATCGCCGCTTTGGTCCCctcctctcttccttcctcttctctgtgttttgtgctgtgctgcctggctcGGCTCAGCTCAGCCCGCGTGTTTCCGTGGGACTCGCCTGGGAGGTAGCAGAGCCTAGCACACCCTTCTCCAGCAGCGGGACCCgactgcagccagcccctgcttacTGGGCCGAATGGGATGGGGAATCGCCCAGCCAGAGCCACTGGCGGTACTCTGCCCAGGCGTCCCATGTCTcacgctctggggtggggcctgttTTAGAAATGACAAGTGGGAGCTGAAGAGAAGAGGGCGCTGCTGAGAGAGCGTGTTGTTTGGAGAACTCCAGGCCCCAGTGCTGTCTGGATCTGGGCGACGAGCCGCTGGAGGGCTGAGAACCCGAGATGACCCAGCCATTCTCCATCACCCTTGCTGTTCCGGAGAGCAGGGACGGTGCCAGGTGAGTTGCATGGCCATTTGCCCCCCTGCTGCCTGGGAGGGGAGCACTCTGTCTGTCCAGACCTGCACCTCCAACGTGCCCATCACCGAGGTGTCTAGGGTCCAGTAGTCCCTGCTGCCCCActctgctgcctgccaggggcatgGCCCTGGACTCTGCCCACTCCACTGGGGAACCTGTCCAACACAGCCATCGCAGCGTGTCCTTAACACGGCAGCACTCAGGcttctcccagcctgggtgggagggagcctcTCAGCCCGAGCCATCCACCCTGGCCCTTGAGACGCTCCCGCTGGCCCTGCCAGGAGAGTGTCCTGGTGGAGCGAGGCTGCTGCAGTAGCAGCCTCCGTTGTGGGGCACTTGTCTGCCCACCCCATGGGACGGGGGCCGTGCAGCTCAGAACCTGCCGCCCTGGGGATACCGAGGGGAAACGGGAAGATTGTTGCAGCACGACCCTGTGCAGACAGAATTGTCCTGGGGTGGcagtgagtgtgacccccctcaGGAGTTGCTCTGGGGCAGTGGCCCCATGGGCTCTGTGACCCTGCGCGGTAGCAGCTCCGCAGGCCTTGGAACCCAGTCACATCCAAGGCCAGGGCCCTTGGGTACTTCTGGGATGCAGCCAGGGGTGCTGTGTCCCAGCGCCGCCCCCGCCGAGTTGACAAGAGGATGCTGCTAGAATCTGGCACCTTTACAAACCTGTGACCTGGCCACTTCCTGTCCTGAGCCCAAGGGCAGCGGGTTACAGTCTTGGCTTCCGTGTTTCCCACAGCCTGGATCTGAGCCCGTGCGATGAGGGCGCTGTGCACAGTTccttccagcagctcctccaggagcagaccatggagggggaggagctggagaTGCAGGAACTGACCCTTGGGGGCAGAGGTAAAGCAGTGACCTGCTGCATGTTGCACCGCACGGGTGTATCTGGGGGCGCTTGGCAGCCCAAGAAGTTGTGTGTGCTACGGAAGGGGACAGGTTATAGCTCAGATACGAAGCCTAGTTTGTGCTCCTGAGACTCTTTCTGACATTTACTTGTACAACGTTCCATCTTCCAAGCGCTcgccaagtagggtgaccaggtgtccggttttcgaccggaacacccagtcgaaaagggaccctgacgGCTCCGGTCAGCCGActgggccactaaaagtctggtctgcggtgctgcccggctaaggcaggctagtccctacctgccCTCGCTCTGtctgcgctgtgccctggaagcaggtccggctcctagacggagcggggccacggggctccatgcgctgcccccaccccgagcactggctccgcactcccattgctATTGGAGACGGTGTCTGCGGGCAAgagcagcgtgcggagcctcctGGGCACTCCCCcgtctaggagccggacctgctggccgttTCCAGGGCGCAGCGTGGAGttaggacaggcaggaagcctgcctttgccaccccatccccctgtgcCGCTGATCAGGAGCCGCCGGAGGTAACCCCACgccacaaccccagccctgagccccctcctgtgccccaaacccctcatccccggccccacccctgagcccgcacccctagtcagagccctcacccccaccccctgccccaggcccgtGGAAGTGAGTGAGGGCTGGGGAGACTGAGTccccgagggagggggaatgtagtgagtggggggcagggcctggcagggggcgggaccttggggaaggggtagggTAGGGTGTTTGTTTTTgggcaattagaaagttggcagcccagGCTGTCGCCAAGCCGTCGGGAGGGGCCCAGGGAGCTCGGCCGGGTGCTGGAACACACAGACCCTGTGGGGCCCTCTGGCCAATGCCACTGCAGATGCTCCACAGGGGCCAGCAGCTCATCTCGGGGCCAGGCCTCTGCTCTGAACGGGTGCAGCCTGAGCGAGGCGTACGGGGAGCCCAGGCACGGAGCTGAGGGCTCGTCCCCGGGAGCCCGCGGGGAATTCCCTCTCTGATCCCGACAGGCAGAGCTCAGTGCatttcctccccttctcccagagAACCTGGCATCCGATCGCACCGAGGCCTGGGAGGAGCCAGAGGCGAGGGGAGAGCACCCGGATTTCTCTTCAGCCACGCTGCTGATCCTTGCCAACATGCCCAGCCGCACCATCGGTGAGCGTGAGCCCCGGGAAGCCAGCcacgcagccccagccccggctccaggcCTGCTgcccgcccccagcctggcctgATCCCCGTACAGAGAGTGGGCTGAGGGGGCTAGAGCCACTGGGCCTGCTCATGGCTGCATGGCTCAGGCACCGGCTGGTCGTACCTCCCGACCCAGCTGGAGCGGCCCCGGGGCAGATCAGTGGTTCTCCAAGGGCCAAACCTGCCCCCACCTGCTCGCCCCAAGCTCACCTCAATACCAGTCCACCCCAAAccgtgcccctgcccctgccccaccaatactacccagccccacctcaacaccaccctgccctcaccccaatATCATCCCACCATCACCTGCCTGTccaccccaggctgcagccccccgACCTCCACCAACACCACCCTGCACCCGCCTGTGCCAAGctatgccccccaccccaacactaccaaccccacccagccccaacccccacTGTAGGAAATGGAGCAGCCCAACCCCCCCAGCTGGGATCCGCATTTCATGAGGCAGATGGAAGcaaagctgtggggagggggacccGATGCCtctgcctggggctctggctggggcagcccGCGAGGAGACCTGTCACTGGGGAGCTGGCGGTTCCAGAGGCTGCCCTGAGCTCGGCCAGCTGCCGATCGCCCGGCCCCGCTAGCTCCCTGTGCCAGAGAGCGCGCGTTCGCTCGCACCCAGCGTGCTGGCCGTGTGTTCCAGGGCGCAGCCGAGGGGCCATCATCTCGCAGTTCTACAGCCGCACAGCCAGGCTTCGCCGCCGGAGCAGCCGGCCGCCGCTGCACCAGATGTCCCGCTCTGCACGGCCCAGCCTGCGGCAGTACGACCTGGAGCTGGACTCCGGCCACGCAGAGCAGAAAGGTGAGTCGCTATTGCTGGAGCTGGTGCTGGGAGTGCCATGCACTGCGCAGGCTGCAGGGCCAGGCATCCCAGTGCCCCCCCTTGGGATTGGGGGGCAATGTGTCCAGCGCCCCCGCTCAGGATGGCAGCCACGCTGAGCTGGGGCGATGGTCTGGAGCGGAATTCCTGCCCCgtctccttccctgctccccccgcttGGCTGAGAACGGGCCGGTCCCTGCAGCCCGTCTTCTGCCAAGGGCGCCCCACTTTGCCCAGCGTGATCCTTGCTGCGATTCTcctccccacacagacacacagagcctgctggtgaaggagctgcagagcctcTCGAGCACCCAGAGGAGCCACATGTTGCAGGCGATGCCCGTGAGCCTGGCAGAGAAACGCAGCATCAGGTCCGTCCCCCCCCGGGGAAGCAGCAGGtgccagctctgcccctcacctAAGTGGAGTCTCTTGGCCTGAggagcctgggtggggtgggggctcagagcGTGGGGGTGAATAGAGCAGGCCGGTGTCCTGCGGGCGGCGTGGGGCCCCCCGAGAGCAGAGCTGTCCCCTCCCGCGTGGTGTCTGAGCCGTGGAGTGACGGGACTGTGTGTTGCAGGCAGGAGTTGGGTGGATACAGAAGCACCCTGAGGAAACCTGACAGGACCAGGAGGCCTTTGTCCTGCTGTGGCCATCTCAAACACGGCTTCCTCATAGtaagtctgccccccccccccccgcaggtgcCAGCACCGGCCACGGGGCCAGGAGGGGCGGAGGAGATTTTTGTCTGGAGAAACCGGTTACCTCTCACGGAGTCAAAGCCCCgtgctgcaggacaggagcccccatcgcctctccctccccgcactgcccacacccaggctgtggcccctgacAGAGTCCTGCGGTTCGCGCCAGGCCCTGCTGCACTCCTGTCTCTCGCTGGGAATCGAGACAGCGGCTGATTTCCCCCCAGTTGTTTATGACGCAGTTCAGATAAATTCCCCCAGGGAGGGGGGCCCTGGGGGGCTCCAGTGTCGGTGGGAACAGGTGCCTTGCCTGGCCCCTGTGTGTCCCGGGAAGCTGAAGGCTGGGGATTTCTGCTGGGAAGTGTCTAGCCCAGCGCTCACTGGCCGGGGCGGTTCTGTTAATGCCACTGGGGGTTCTCTCCTTGTGACGCTGAGTCTTCACTGCCTGGAGCTGTCGCTGGCATTGGGCAAGGACCTGCCCGGGCTGAGCCCTGGCGCTGGTGGGGAATGGTGGGGGGGCCCCGGTTCTGGTAGGGGCACAGAGGCCCCCAGCTGGTGACATCCCTTCCCCCGGTGACTCCAGCAGTGCAGCCCAAACGGCGGGATGCTGAAAGGACGCACACCTCTTCCAGTTACAGCCGCCAGGCGTGGTACATCTCTGTCCGTCCCGTCTGCACCTCTGGGCCTCTCAGCAAAGCCTGGCTGGAGTAGCCGAGCGGAAGGAAGGCGAAGGGGccgggagcagcagaggggagcacGGCAGAGTTGGGTCTTGCGAGATGGTGGCAGCATGCGCACTGCAGTGATTCCCACAActgagaggggaggggctgcagggctggctcaGACGAGTGGCCCTGGCCCCCTTTTctgacctgggttctgttcccctcCAGGGGTTCCGGAGTCTCTGGGATGggttcctctccctcctccactccctccagcCCTGGCATCATTCCCTGAAGCAGATCAGCGGCCGCTTCGGCTCCAGTGTCTTGTCCTACTTCCTCTTCCTCAAGACGCTTCTCGCGTTCAACGTCTTCTTGTTCCTGACTCTCTTGATCTTCGTGGTAGCCACGCAGGCTGCATACCCCCCGGCCGCCGAGAACAACAGGCTCTTCACGGGGCTCGAGCTCCTCACTGGGGCGGTGAGTACTGCGCTGGAGGGCGAGACCTCAGAGACCCTCCTCCCAGCTCCCTtcagccccatgccctgcctgCTCAGAGTTCAGGCACAGACCGGATCTGCACCCCCCCCTCAGCCGGAGCTGTGCTTCCAGCCCAGAGCGAGGTGCCTCTGGCAATGGCCTGTGCCGGGCGCCCCCCTCCCTGCAATGGGGCATGGGGCCCGCACCCTGAACAGGATTTCTTCAGCCCGGACGGGGGCTGGATCCCAGAGATCGGCGGGGCGGGAGAGGGGAGTGGCACTGCCAGTGCTGAACAGCACGGTGCCTGGAGCCCAGAGATCATAGAAacgtcaggctggaagggacctcgagaggcagGACCAAGAAACCCGAGACCCACCtgggtttgtccagcctgttcctaaaaccctccagtgacggggatccaCACCTCGCTTGGGAGCCCatgcagctccccctgctctgcagctacCCAGTCCTGTCCTCTCCCTGCAGGGCTACTTCACTCAGACTCTGATGTACTACGGCTACTACAGTAACTTCACCCTGAacgacccctgcacccccagcagcaggagctgccagCCTGACAAAGGCCATCTCCCATACAACATGCCGCTGGCCTATGTGTTCACCATTGGGGTCTCCTTCTTCATGACATGCATCCTGCTGGTGTACAGGTAAGGAGCCCTCCCTGCTCGCTGGCTGTGCCTTGCATTATTCCCCCAGCCGCCCTCATCTGCACAccttacccccacccccgcctgacCTCTGGGCACAAGGCCCACCCTGTCTGGGCTATTGTATGACCTCTGCCCCTTGACTTACCCCAGCCCCACGCTCCCCACGGCACCCACTGATGGCTtggaaatgcccccccccccgttccttccCTTCTCTCTGCAATCTCCATTCCCTGGCTGCTCCTCCTTCCAGCATGTCCCGATCCTTTGGTGAGAGTTACCGCATAGGCAGCACATCGGGGGACTTTGCCATCAAAGTGTTCTGCGCCTGGGACTACAAGGTGATCCAGAAACGCTTCGTCAAGCTGCAGAACGAAAACATCCGCACACAGCTGAAGGTGAGTGCTGCGCAGAGGAGTTCCACCCGGCTCCAGGCTCATTGAGACAGGGCCTGGGTTTGCCACAGGTTCAGGCAATGGCCTGAGACTTGGCAGATGTGGGTttggctcctggctctgccacattcTCCCTGTGGGACCTTGACCAAGtcccttaatctctgtgcctcagtgcccaTCTGTTAAAACCAGGGGGCAACACTGCCTGTTCTGGCTTGTCTAGGGAGCTGGGAAGCACTTGGAATTAGGAACTCTTTTTCCTAGTGTACAGGTAGCACTTAGCCCCAGGGACCCCTGGGCTCAGTGGGACCTGGTGCATTGGGACCTGTGGGCACTACCCCAATTATAACAATATCACTGATCATATTATAGATTCGGTTCCTCTGTTAGGGACCAAACTGTGCAGACTTTACcctcacagctctgccggtgccctgcagcccagactcacagcccccccctgccccccccagctctgccggcgccctgcagcccagactcacagccccccccctgccccccccagctctgccggcgccctgcagcccagactcacagcccccccctgccccccccagctctgccggcgccctgcagcccagactcacagccccccccgccccccccagctctgccggcgccctgcagcccagactcacagccgcccctgccccccccagctctgccggcgccctgcagcccagactcacggccccccctgccccaccagctctgccggcgccctgcagcccagactcacggccccccctgccccaccagctctgccggtgccctgcagcccagactcacagccgcccctgccccccccagctctgccggcgccctgcagcccagactcacagcccc
The window above is part of the Chrysemys picta bellii isolate R12L10 chromosome 12, ASM1138683v2, whole genome shotgun sequence genome. Proteins encoded here:
- the TMC6 gene encoding transmembrane channel-like protein 6, whose amino-acid sequence is MTQPFSITLAVPESRDGASLDLSPCDEGAVHSSFQQLLQEQTMEGEELEMQELTLGGRENLASDRTEAWEEPEARGEHPDFSSATLLILANMPSRTIGRSRGAIISQFYSRTARLRRRSSRPPLHQMSRSARPSLRQYDLELDSGHAEQKDTQSLLVKELQSLSSTQRSHMLQAMPVSLAEKRSIRQELGGYRSTLRKPDRTRRPLSCCGHLKHGFLIGFRSLWDGFLSLLHSLQPWHHSLKQISGRFGSSVLSYFLFLKTLLAFNVFLFLTLLIFVVATQAAYPPAAENNRLFTGLELLTGAGYFTQTLMYYGYYSNFTLNDPCTPSSRSCQPDKGHLPYNMPLAYVFTIGVSFFMTCILLVYSMSRSFGESYRIGSTSGDFAIKVFCAWDYKVIQKRFVKLQNENIRTQLKELLGERRSKSRPMSLCRKLGRMVVLSLAWAVSVGTVLGCVVAVYYFAEHMLQVHRDSQDRGSSEARQEALLLVLPMVVSLINLVMPYLYNLLSAWEKQESPALEVYVAICRNLILKMVVLGLLCYHWLSRKMGYSSENKCWETSVGQELYRFVVMDFMFTLLDTFLGELLWRLILEKKLMRKQRPEFDIARNVLELIYGQTLTWLGVLFCPLLPAVQILKLLLLFYIKKTSLMKNCQSPSKLWCASHMSTVFITLLCFPSFLGAAIFLSYTIWAVRPSRACGPFRTQETIYESGKTWIQELEKSSPNITWFTWIHQHLVENTFFLFFVSGVLLAVIYLHIQVVKGHRRIIRLLKEQIAHEGEDKVFLIQKLQCIYGKQETRP